One Amaranthus tricolor cultivar Red isolate AtriRed21 chromosome 1, ASM2621246v1, whole genome shotgun sequence DNA window includes the following coding sequences:
- the LOC130798396 gene encoding uncharacterized protein LOC130798396 isoform X3, with amino-acid sequence MGIKRPRSGHDKAIVNVWQREVGLLSTRNFAHRLVASEDLVLKFDILRKLEKHRGCVNTVSFNESGDILVSGSDDRKVILWDWEIGHAKLSFHSGHVHNVFQAKFMPYSYSDDCSLVTCAADGQVRHAQISEGGRVETFLLGTHESQAHKLVIEPGSPHIFYSCGEDALVQHFDLRTKDATKLFTCRSTPERRYGIRLKVSLNAIAIDPRSPNLFGVGGSDEFARVYDIRKCKEDGLTASDQPINYYCPVQLLGDNSLNITGLAFSDQSELLVSYSDEHIYLFSKYMGWGQNPVSSSPLSTSSDFDEFGYDNATEASKSVLDTEIKSVPQVYKGHLNQVTIKGVSFFGPKSEYVVSGSDCGRIFIWRKKDGVLIRVMEADKEVVNCIEAHPHTAVLASSGIENDVKIWTPKAEKRATLPANINEMKSMVMMTMEMEITSMMITMMMTLMMITMKMKMISMMITIKMKMKMATMKIADNFG; translated from the exons atggGTATAAAGAGACCAAGAAGTGGACATGATAAAGCAATTGTGAATGTTTGGCAAAGGGAAGTTGGCCTACTCTCTACTAGAAATTTCGCTCATCGTCTTGTTGCTTCTGAG GATCTTGTTCTCAAGTTTGATATTTTGAGGAAGTTGGAGAAGCATAGAGGCTGTGTAAATACAGTAAGCTTCAATGAGTCTGGTGATATTCTCGTGTCTGGCTCTGATGACAGGAAAGTTATACTATGGGATTGGGAAATTGGACATGCTAAACTCTCATTTCATTCCGGTCATGTTCATAATGTTTTTCAGGCAAAATTTATGCCTTACAGTTACAGTGATGACTGTAGCTTGGTAACTTGTGCAGCAGATGGCCAG GTGAGACATGCACAAATTTCAGAAGGTGGCCGTGTGGAGACTTTTTTGCTTGGCACTCATGAAAGTCAAGCTCATAAGTTGGTAATTGAGCCTGGAAGTCCTCACATCTTTTATAGTTGCGGTGAAGATGCGTTGGTTCAGCAT TTTGATCTAAGAACTAAAGATGCTACAAAACTTTTTACATGTCGTTCAACTCCTGAACGGAGGTATGGCATACGGCTAAAAGTGAGTTTGAATGCTATCGCAATCGATCCCAGAAGTCCTAATCTGTTTGGGGTTGGAGGGTCTGATGAGTTTGCTCGTGTTTATGATATCCGGAAATGTAAGGAAGATGGCTTAACTGCTTCAGATCAACCTATAAACTACTACTGCCCTGTACAGTTACTTGGTGATAACAGTCTAAACATAACAGGTTTGGCATTTTCTGACCAAAGTGAGCTTCTTGTATCCTATAGTGACGAGCATATATACCTCTTCAGTAAATATATGGGATGGGGACAAAATCCTGTTTCATCATCTCCTTTGTCAACAAGTAGTGATTTCGATGAATTTGGATATGATAATGCTACTGAGGCATCTAAATCTGTCTTGGATACAGAAATAAAATCTGTTCCTCAAGTGTACAAGGGTCACCTTAATCAAGTCACAATCAAGGGTGTAAGTTTCTTTGGGCCTAAAAGTGAATATGTAGTTAGTGGATCTGATTGTGGTCGGATATTTATCTGGAGAAAGAAAGATGGAGTGCTCATCCGCGTGATGGAAGCTGATAAAGAAGTTGTTAACTGCATTGAGGCACATCCTCATACTGCTGTTCTTGCGAGTAGTGGAATTGAGAATGATGTCAAGATATGGACTCCAAAGGCAGAAAAGAGAGCTACTTTGCCTGCCAACATTAATGAG ATGAAGTCTATGGTTATGATGACGATGGAGATGGAGATTACATCGATGATGATAACAATGATGATGACATTGATGATGATaacaatgaagatgaagatgatatCGATGATGATAACAattaagatgaagatgaagatggcAACAATGAAGATTGCAGATAATTTTGGATGA
- the LOC130798396 gene encoding uncharacterized protein LOC130798396 isoform X2, whose product MGIKRPRSGHDKAIVNVWQREVGLLSTRNFAHRLVASEDLVLKFDILRKLEKHRGCVNTVSFNESGDILVSGSDDRKVILWDWEIGHAKLSFHSGHVHNVFQAKFMPYSYSDDCSLVTCAADGQVRHAQISEGGRVETFLLGTHESQAHKLVIEPGSPHIFYSCGEDALVQHFDLRTKDATKLFTCRSTPERRYGIRLKVSLNAIAIDPRSPNLFGVGGSDEFARVYDIRKCKEDGLTASDQPINYYCPVQLLGDNSLNITGLAFSDQSELLVSYSDEHIYLFSKYMGWGQNPVSSSPLSTSSDFDEFGYDNATEASKSVLDTEIKSVPQVYKGHLNQVTIKGVSFFGPKSEYVVSGSDCGRIFIWRKKDGVLIRVMEADKEVVNCIEAHPHTAVLASSGIENDVKIWTPKAEKRATLPANINEWRPRQRRWMYMSSAQELLLNFFTQENRLSNLERNSDNSGSRHDLLEFMLLRRHDDYPSDDEGDDLSGPEDFFS is encoded by the exons atggGTATAAAGAGACCAAGAAGTGGACATGATAAAGCAATTGTGAATGTTTGGCAAAGGGAAGTTGGCCTACTCTCTACTAGAAATTTCGCTCATCGTCTTGTTGCTTCTGAG GATCTTGTTCTCAAGTTTGATATTTTGAGGAAGTTGGAGAAGCATAGAGGCTGTGTAAATACAGTAAGCTTCAATGAGTCTGGTGATATTCTCGTGTCTGGCTCTGATGACAGGAAAGTTATACTATGGGATTGGGAAATTGGACATGCTAAACTCTCATTTCATTCCGGTCATGTTCATAATGTTTTTCAGGCAAAATTTATGCCTTACAGTTACAGTGATGACTGTAGCTTGGTAACTTGTGCAGCAGATGGCCAG GTGAGACATGCACAAATTTCAGAAGGTGGCCGTGTGGAGACTTTTTTGCTTGGCACTCATGAAAGTCAAGCTCATAAGTTGGTAATTGAGCCTGGAAGTCCTCACATCTTTTATAGTTGCGGTGAAGATGCGTTGGTTCAGCAT TTTGATCTAAGAACTAAAGATGCTACAAAACTTTTTACATGTCGTTCAACTCCTGAACGGAGGTATGGCATACGGCTAAAAGTGAGTTTGAATGCTATCGCAATCGATCCCAGAAGTCCTAATCTGTTTGGGGTTGGAGGGTCTGATGAGTTTGCTCGTGTTTATGATATCCGGAAATGTAAGGAAGATGGCTTAACTGCTTCAGATCAACCTATAAACTACTACTGCCCTGTACAGTTACTTGGTGATAACAGTCTAAACATAACAGGTTTGGCATTTTCTGACCAAAGTGAGCTTCTTGTATCCTATAGTGACGAGCATATATACCTCTTCAGTAAATATATGGGATGGGGACAAAATCCTGTTTCATCATCTCCTTTGTCAACAAGTAGTGATTTCGATGAATTTGGATATGATAATGCTACTGAGGCATCTAAATCTGTCTTGGATACAGAAATAAAATCTGTTCCTCAAGTGTACAAGGGTCACCTTAATCAAGTCACAATCAAGGGTGTAAGTTTCTTTGGGCCTAAAAGTGAATATGTAGTTAGTGGATCTGATTGTGGTCGGATATTTATCTGGAGAAAGAAAGATGGAGTGCTCATCCGCGTGATGGAAGCTGATAAAGAAGTTGTTAACTGCATTGAGGCACATCCTCATACTGCTGTTCTTGCGAGTAGTGGAATTGAGAATGATGTCAAGATATGGACTCCAAAGGCAGAAAAGAGAGCTACTTTGCCTGCCAACATTAATGAG TGGAGGCCGAGGCAAAGGCGCTGGATGTATATGTCTTCAGCTCAGGAGCTGCTTTTGAACTTCTTTACTCAGGAAAACCGTCTATCAAATCTGGAGCGCAACAGTGATAATTCTGGTTCAAGACATGATCTCCTCGAGTTTATGTTACTCAGAAGGCACGACGATTATCCTTCCGATGATGAAGGAGATGACCTCAGCGGCCCTGAGGATTTTTTCAGCTGA
- the LOC130798396 gene encoding uncharacterized protein LOC130798396 isoform X1, whose amino-acid sequence MGIKRPRSGHDKAIVNVWQREVGLLSTRNFAHRLVASEDLVLKFDILRKLEKHRGCVNTVSFNESGDILVSGSDDRKVILWDWEIGHAKLSFHSGHVHNVFQAKFMPYSYSDDCSLVTCAADGQVRHAQISEGGRVETFLLGTHESQAHKLVIEPGSPHIFYSCGEDALVQHFDLRTKDATKLFTCRSTPERRYGIRLKVSLNAIAIDPRSPNLFGVGGSDEFARVYDIRKCKEDGLTASDQPINYYCPVQLLGDNSLNITGLAFSDQSELLVSYSDEHIYLFSKYMGWGQNPVSSSPLSTSSDFDEFGYDNATEASKSVLDTEIKSVPQVYKGHLNQVTIKGVSFFGPKSEYVVSGSDCGRIFIWRKKDGVLIRVMEADKEVVNCIEAHPHTAVLASSGIENDVKIWTPKAEKRATLPANINEVLISAPTFLFESDDSEFDEDDDLYTDSYDDDLYDDVDEVYGYDDDGDGDYIDDDNNDDDIDDDNNEDEDDIDDDNN is encoded by the exons atggGTATAAAGAGACCAAGAAGTGGACATGATAAAGCAATTGTGAATGTTTGGCAAAGGGAAGTTGGCCTACTCTCTACTAGAAATTTCGCTCATCGTCTTGTTGCTTCTGAG GATCTTGTTCTCAAGTTTGATATTTTGAGGAAGTTGGAGAAGCATAGAGGCTGTGTAAATACAGTAAGCTTCAATGAGTCTGGTGATATTCTCGTGTCTGGCTCTGATGACAGGAAAGTTATACTATGGGATTGGGAAATTGGACATGCTAAACTCTCATTTCATTCCGGTCATGTTCATAATGTTTTTCAGGCAAAATTTATGCCTTACAGTTACAGTGATGACTGTAGCTTGGTAACTTGTGCAGCAGATGGCCAG GTGAGACATGCACAAATTTCAGAAGGTGGCCGTGTGGAGACTTTTTTGCTTGGCACTCATGAAAGTCAAGCTCATAAGTTGGTAATTGAGCCTGGAAGTCCTCACATCTTTTATAGTTGCGGTGAAGATGCGTTGGTTCAGCAT TTTGATCTAAGAACTAAAGATGCTACAAAACTTTTTACATGTCGTTCAACTCCTGAACGGAGGTATGGCATACGGCTAAAAGTGAGTTTGAATGCTATCGCAATCGATCCCAGAAGTCCTAATCTGTTTGGGGTTGGAGGGTCTGATGAGTTTGCTCGTGTTTATGATATCCGGAAATGTAAGGAAGATGGCTTAACTGCTTCAGATCAACCTATAAACTACTACTGCCCTGTACAGTTACTTGGTGATAACAGTCTAAACATAACAGGTTTGGCATTTTCTGACCAAAGTGAGCTTCTTGTATCCTATAGTGACGAGCATATATACCTCTTCAGTAAATATATGGGATGGGGACAAAATCCTGTTTCATCATCTCCTTTGTCAACAAGTAGTGATTTCGATGAATTTGGATATGATAATGCTACTGAGGCATCTAAATCTGTCTTGGATACAGAAATAAAATCTGTTCCTCAAGTGTACAAGGGTCACCTTAATCAAGTCACAATCAAGGGTGTAAGTTTCTTTGGGCCTAAAAGTGAATATGTAGTTAGTGGATCTGATTGTGGTCGGATATTTATCTGGAGAAAGAAAGATGGAGTGCTCATCCGCGTGATGGAAGCTGATAAAGAAGTTGTTAACTGCATTGAGGCACATCCTCATACTGCTGTTCTTGCGAGTAGTGGAATTGAGAATGATGTCAAGATATGGACTCCAAAGGCAGAAAAGAGAGCTACTTTGCCTGCCAACATTAATGAG GTTCTGATAAGTGCTCCAACTTTTCTCTTTGAGTCTGATGACTCCGAATTTGATGAGGATGACGACTTGTATACCGATTCTTACGATGACGACTTATATGATGACGTAGATGAAGTCTATGGTTATGATGACGATGGAGATGGAGATTACATCGATGATGATAACAATGATGATGACATTGATGATGATaacaatgaagatgaagatgatatCGATGATGATAACAattaa
- the LOC130798414 gene encoding protein DJ-1 homolog C yields MESLSSVLATKSCYFGHVNFNSHTTRKKYSASLLPCLSSPFSVPFRGLPTFKRSPIRVTVAAAAATEVIATDNPASSASTPKKVLVPIGYGTEEMEAVILVRVLRQAGAYVTIASVELQLEVEASGGVKLVADTLINSCTDEIFDLIAFPGGMPGSARLRDSEILRNIASKHAEEKRLYGAICAAPAVTLRPWGLLRRKKITGHPAFMDKLSTFWAVKSNIQVCGELTTSRGPGTTFEFALSLVEQLFGESAAENVKDMLLLSEDQAKKELNEVDWSLDHSPHVLIPVANGCDEVEVVTIVDILRRAKVNAVVASVEKSQKILASHGTKIITDKLIDVAAESIYDLIILPGGFNGAKRLSKSKALKKLLKEHESGNRIYGAISSSLGVLQKQGLLKGKIITAHPSISDKLKNDVVDDAKVVIDGKVITSKGLATTTDFALAIVSKLFGHARARSVAEGLVFEYPRN; encoded by the exons ATGGAGAGTTTATCATCTGTATTGGCTACAAAGTCATGTTATTTTGGTCATGTAAATTTCAATTCCCACACCACTCGAAAGAAGTATTCAGCTAGTCTTCTTCCTTGTCTTTCTTCACCCTTTTCTGTGCCATTTCGAGGATTGCCCACTTTCAAAAGAAGTCCAATAAGAGTAACTGTGGCTGCTGCTGCTGCAACTGAAGTAATAGCTACAGATAATCCAGCTTCAAGTGCATCTACTCCTAAAAAG GTTTTAGTTCCTATTGGTTATGGAACAGAAGAAATGGAAGCTGTAATATTGGTGCGTGTTCTGCGCCAAGCTGGCGCTTATGTAACTATTGCTTCTGTTGAACTACAGCTTGAAGTGGAGGCTTCTGGTGGTGTGAAGCTTGTTGCTGATACCTTAATCAACTCTTGCACTGATGAGATATTTGATCTTATAGCCTTTCCG GGAGGCATGCCTGGTTCTGCTCGGCTGAGAGACAGTGAAATCCTTCGCAATATTGCTAGCAAACATGCGGAGGAGAAAAGGTTATATGGTGCTATATGTGCTGCTCCTGCTGTTACACTCCGGCCATGGGGACTATTAAGGAGAAAGAAG ATCACTGGTCACCCTGCTTTCATGGACAAACTTTCCACATTTTGGGCTGTCAAATCCAACATCCAAGTTTGTGGAGAGCTGACAACAAGTCGTGGCCCAGGAACTACTTTTGAATTTGCTCTGTCACTGGTTGAGCAATTGTTTGGGGAGTCTGCTGCCGAGAATGTCAAAGATATGCTG CTACTGAGTGAAGATCAGGCCAAAAAAGAGCTCAATGAAGTGGATTGGTCACTGGATCACTCTCCTCAT GTGCTCATTCCTGTGGCGAATGGATGTGATGAGGTAGAGGTTGTTACGATAGTTGACATCCTTAGAAGAGCGAAAGTTAATGCCGTAGTTGCATCAGTTGAGAAGTCCCAGAAAATTTTAGCATCTCATGGAACAAAAATTATTACAGACAAGTTGATTGATGTAGCTGCCGAGTCCatttatgatttgattattctTCCG gGTGGCTTCAATGGAGCTAAGCGGCTAAGTAAGTCGAAGGCTCTTAAGAAGCTACTTAAAGAACATGAATCTGGTAATAGAATTTATGGAGCAATATCTTCCTCTCTGGGCGTCCTGCAGAAACAAGGGTTACTCAAG GGCAAGATAATAACTGCTCACCCCTCTATATCGGACAAGCTAAAAAATGACGTGGTTGATGATGCCAAAGTAGTGATTGATGGGAAGGTTATTACGTCTAAGGGACTCGCTACTACAACCGACTTTGCCCTTGCTATTGTGAGCAAGCTTTTCGGACATGCTCGTGCAAGAAGTGTCGCAGAAGGTCTTGTTTTCGAATACCCAAGAAACTAA
- the LOC130798438 gene encoding uncharacterized protein LOC130798438, with translation METLKLSSATVTVKSSSSSPLSIFSAKQPSRPHLLRYPLASKGRDDESDLQSESKETRIVPVNNQRFSLSPLSKDTAMGLVLSAATGKGWTTGSGMEGPPESAGDSESSNAKISTFPWSLFTKSPRRRMLIAFTCNICSQRTTRAINPHAYTDGTVFVQCCGCNAYHKLVDNLNLFDGMKCYINSSFKYGGSGGDVNFEYRDIDNGDDGFFGI, from the exons ATGGAAACCCTAAAATTGTCGTCTGCAACAGTTACTGtcaaatcatcatcttcttctcctCTCTCTATTTTCTCTGCTAAACAACCGTCGCGTCCTCATCTTCTCCGTTACCCACTCGCTTCTAAAG GTAGAGATGACGAGAGTGATTTGCAATCTGAGTCGAAGGAGACAAGGATTGTTCCTGTTAATAATCAACGTTTTTCTCTCTCCCCTCTTTCTAAG GATACTGCAATGGGTTTGGTATTAAGTGCTGCTACTGGCAAAGGATGGACAACAGGTTCTGGGATGGAAGGACCTCCTGAGTCTGCTGGAGATTCCGAATCTAGTAATGCGAAGATATCTACTTTCCCTTGGTCTCTATTCACAAAATCACCCCGGCGAAGAATGCTTATTGCTTTTACTTGTAACATTTGTAGTCAACGCACAACTCGCGCCATAAATCCTCACGCATACACTGATGGTACAGTTTTTGTTCAG tgTTGTGGCTGTAATGCTTATCATAAGCTCGTGGATAATTTGAATCTATTTGATGGTATGAAATGttatataaattcaagtttcaaATATGGAGGTAGTGGAGGAGATGTTAATTTTGAGTATCGTGATATTGACAATGGCGATGATGGCTTCTTTGGCATCTAA